The segment ttATAAGTGAAAGTTTGGCCCCGGTCAAtaaatcaattgatggctttcGCCTTGACCAGGTGCCCCAAGGTGCAAACATTTGAAGTCGAGATGACAACCCGCAAAGTGGCGTTGGTCTGTGCGAGCCCGGCACCCAAAGTGGGGCGTGGCAAACCGCACTAGGAACAGCCCACAGCAAACATGGAAATAATTTCCTCTTTAGACTTTGACCGCGCTCGCCACAATCCCAAGTCGTCGATTCACATCCTATCTGAGACGAGTTGGATGAGTGCAACGCATTTCCATTTGGCGTTACTTTTTCTCTGCCAAGGCCTCGTCATAGTACACCAAAGACCAAAGAGTCAAGACCATCAAAAATCACCTCGCCGTCGCAGTTGAGACACGCCACCACGCAGGCCAATGACATACCGGCTCCATTGTCAACGAGTGAGTCATCTGGCCATTCTTTTACCTACTACGCTCAGCTTAGcttgtacatatgtgcatGTAAGCATGAAATTAAAAGCCGGCTAGCAAACCTACTGCCAAACCAAAAACTCCGTCCTTTTGATCATTTGAACCTAGGCATTTTCTGTGAAAGCGGCCACCCTCCCATAGCTCAAGGTACCAAGCTTGGTCACGCGGACCTGCTTAGTAGTCGCCCACATCTTTTACCATAATTACCTGCGTATTTATAATGCTTCTTATCACACTTTGAATCACCTTCCGATATCTTTCTGTGTCTGCGTCCACGATTGCCACAAACAAGATGGACATCAGTCAATCAATCGAACGAAGCCACGATGACGACGGTCCAGTCGGCATTACTTTGTGGCAATCGCCAGAGGATGGTGAGCCAAATCTTGACTGTCATGATTCGGACCCGAACCTCTCTGTCACCTGCGACAATATCCCATTTGGCGACTGTTGCGCGGGCGAAGAGAACGAGCTATTCGATAGTGCCGAAAGCGACCAAGCCGAGGGCATGACCAGCTTCGATCTCTATGCCGGGAGTGGCGATGATCCTTGCCGCCAGATTAttaccagcagcagctcgagaGATAAGCCCTGTCTGGCCGGCAGCTCTGCGGGGATGAGCATAACCGGTGCTGCCCTGGAGGTCCCTGAAGATAAAAGTATTGGCGATATTCCAGGGCCCGCGGAGAATAGCGAGGTAGTGGTACCCAAAAAACGAGTATGGCGGGCAAGCCTCTATGGATATCGCGACGCAAACCGTAACATGTACTACATTCCTGTTAAATCCCCGCTTGGGGACGAGTATCGGAAGCTGGCGACGCGGCgggagaagatggagttTATGGCTAAACATGGCATGTCTAGGGAGGATGTTAGGGAAGCAAAACGACAACTGGCACAGGAATAATGCCGTCATGTGTGGGAAACGGCGGGTTCTGACAAGATGCCTTGGGGTCAATGGGGGTTCTCTGGCTCAACGACCATCTGGGGAGTGGAAGCACCCGACATGTCGGCAAAGTTTTTTCCATTCTTCCATGTACCTTGTCCGTGGTTCTGATTCACGGCCAACATGTCTCACGGGCTTACCCGCTAGCTTACGCCATAGAGCCACTTGGATAAAGTTGGAATATCAACAAGCTCCGCTGCAATTCTGAATAATTTGGTTACCTTTATTCTGTGCCATCATGTACATGACCCCTGGATCATCATACGAGCCATCCCAGAGATAGAGACTAGCCGTGATGCTCTTAAAATAAAGGTGAATGCTACCATATATACAACTATCAGGCACATCTCGAAACATGTCAACTTTTGTAATTGGGAACACGCCTCATGACGATGCAGTCCCCGCCAGCAAGCTCCATGCCAACACATGGCCATATACCGTGCTCTGTACCTGATTACTTGAGGAGTGGCATTTTTGCTCCGGCCCAATATTTAGTAGCTGACGCTGAAAATTTTCCAGTACTTGGCATCGCCAGAGAAGTCAAGCTCGGCCCCATCACCAGACAGGTACTTGCCTCCATCCCGCTGCTTCCAGCTATATCCCTTGCTAGCGGTGAATTGGACCGTAAACGCTTCAGCGTTCTTGGCGTCGGCGCAGAGGCTCCCGTCCTTGCAAAGATACTGCTCGTCGCTCGCACTCTGCAACGTGAAAACATCGCCTCCGATTTGCTCGGCATGGGCAATCCATCTGTTGGCAATGTCGTCGTGGTTTGGGGTGCTTTTGGTGACGGTTGCGCTCGTAGCAGTCTTGCTCCCCGCGTTGGTCAATGAGTGCCCATTCGTTTCCAGCACCAGGTAGCGTCCCTCGGTGAGCTTGCCACGGATTGGCTTGAAGCCGTGCTCGACCATGGTGGTGAGATCATCGATGACGCCATCTCCGGTGTAGGGAACGGGAGGTCGGGTGGCTGGAAACCTGGACTGACAGTATGAAGATCCATCGTATTGGCCTTTGAAATTGACATGTGGCTTAGGAGCGGTTGGAAGACTGGGAATGCTGTAGTCTGGGTTTTGGAAATCAAAGGCACTAGTTAAATCGGCCATGTTGTCGCGGCGCCAGGGAACCATTTCTCTGGTTTGGACGTTTTTGCCCTTGGCAGCCTGCCACTTTTCGATAAACAGAATTTGTGAGTTGTGATCCGAGTGCTCCGTGTAGACGCCCCCATTGCGAGTCCATGGGGAAATAATGTAAAATGGAAGTCTAAAGCCAGGGCCGGCAAAAGTATGCCCAACCTTGCCCTGCGGGTCGTTGAGCCACTCTCCCGGTGTCCCGTCGGGCGAATGATGGGGATTCACATGGTCAAACCAGCCCCCGGTTTCGTCGTATGAAATTATTAAAGCAGTCTTGTTGTACTTGGGCGAGTTGAGAACGGCCCGAGTGATGGTGTCTTGCAGCCAGGCGCCGTCGTGTGGAGAGTAGGGCGGATGCTCAGATAGTTGCATGGGGCCTACAATCCACGATATTTCGGGCAGAGTTCCTTTGGCAGCCTGGTCGTAGAATGAGTCAAGAGAAGAACCTTTGAGGCCGTGGTCATACAGGGCAGAGCCCTTGGTGGACCGTCTGAACTGATCAAACCAAGCATATGGGTTGTCGTCAAAGTTATCGGCGTCCTGAAACACATTCCAAGACACCCCCGCATCCTGATAGTATTCAGCAACAGTCTTCCACTTGAGCGGAAAGCAATTGACACCACCGCTTTCGCACCCAGGGGTCTCGTTGTTATCAATATATGGATTACCGCCTTGATCAGGCTTCTGCGGCGAACCAGGGACATTGATGGAGCCTGAAACCCAGCTGACACGATTTGGGTTGGTGGAAGCAACGACGGATTCCTATCATTGTCAATATTGAGGCCACCTGCGGCAAGCAAACAATGGAGCAGAGGTGTCTACCTGGTACATGTCTCCAATCACCCAGTTTTCAGCCAAGGCCCACTGAGTAGGAAGGTCTTGCTTCTTATAAAATCCGATGCTCCAGGGAGTGTTGTTCATGGCCCAGTGGTCGTTTGAACCAAAGTTCCAGGCGGCGTGGTTTTCAAACCAACCATTGCTGCCAGCAGTCATGCACTGCGTTGCCTCGGACCAGTTCCCGCCGAGGTAGTTGAGGTACCACGGGGTGACATGGTCCGTCTTGGTGGTTTGCTGCCGAGTAGTGAGCTGCTTCCAAACGGGCACGCCGTTGTTTGTTTGAAGATTTGCGTCACTAAATCCACGAACACCAGCCATGGTGCCAAAGTAGTGATCAAACGCGCGGTTTTCTACCAAGTCCGGTGAGTCAATGTCAACTCAATGAATAACACAAGCATACCAAAGTTCAAAGACGTGATTACCTTGCATGAAGAGGACGACATGGTCGATGTCCGCCAAGCCGGCAGCGTTGACATTTCCAGCAAGGGAGCTACAAAGCACCAAGATTGGCGCAAGGCCAGCGAATCGTAGTCCAGCCATTTCTCATGGGGGGTGACTTTGCAAGAACAGAAACCTATCCAGCCATGGTTCGGGGGGAAATCAGGTGAAACATGGGGAACCTAGAATTTATAGAACAGAGCTAGCATGAGCAACGGGAAAGCATCGCTTGGCGTAGAACGAGTCCGTCTATTATGCATAAGCGCTGTATGCACGACGGCTAGCTTGAATTAGTCAAGTCCCTGATAGGCCACACCCCTTGGTGTGTTGTAGacatgaaaaaaaagaaatgtACGTGTATTTGTCTTTTAAAAATATGGGTGGTAATACGACGCATACAGCTCCCCAATACATGGACTCTGCACAAGACCACGTTGTCTCAACAATGCCATCCATTTCGACAGTTTTCGACATGATTTGTATCCCCGCGACCCACGTCCACGGACCATTCAAACGGCAGTCAAGACCAATAATGGTCGGTGCCGCGGCCACGAGGGTGGATTCGCAGAGGGCATGTCTGATGCAAGGAGACTTGCATCCCCTGCCATGTCGTGCATAAATGAAGCCAGGATTCGCTAGCCGACGAGTTTGCTCATCAGAAAAAGGCACCTCGGTGTCCATTCTCATCTAGTTATTGATAACTTGTGTAGCAGTCTAACCAGGTTCCCGTCAACTTTCGGCAGTTGCACAGCCGATTCGGCCAATGGAATCACGGATGCCGGCCACATGACGATTAGCTTCCTCGAACAAGATGTTCTGTGGAGCCATTGGAGATGGAAGACGGGACTAAATAATGTACATGTAGTAGTACTGGGAAATCACGGGCCAAGCTGCACTACACTGCTCTGTCCTTGGCATGTGAGCAAAAATCCCGTTTCTGCCGTGTTGGAAGACGCGCTGTACAACAATGGAAACAATTGGCACGACCGAGATGGACCACGTGGCTGTACTTTTTTTCCATTTGATCCGTCGAATGCTACCCCACGAATGGGAGACGGGAACAGGGAACCGTGTCGTATTTTTTCAGTCATGGTCATTTATGCTGTTAAACAGCCAATATGAATATGGCTGTGGTCGACTTCAAAGAGTCTTTCACCTATACCCCGAAACGCCACCCGACGGGAAGTCTTAGGGTCAGGAAAAATTGGCCCAATAAGAAGAGGTTCTGATCGATTGGCCAAGCCACCGTCGTTACCGAGATATCGACCTGTTCAAGCATCAAGCACGCGACACCCGCCAATCAACCGCACCAAGACGGAATGgactcgactcgacatgTTTTCCTGGGCATTGTCGGCACTATGCCAAAGagttttttgttttatttctctttctatttttattttttattttttatttttcctGGCAGCCACCGCAGCAAAGGCTATGCACCATGGCGACAGTTTTAGACAAGTCCAAGACAAGTCAATCGGGCAAAGAGAGACATTTGCCGCTGCACACACTTCGGGAAACTGACTTCCGCCCTTCGATGACACCAAGGGCGTAGAACCAACGGCCCCACACCCTCGGGCCTCGGCCAGAGATTTCTAGAACAATTCGTCATGACTAGAAAAGCCCTCCAACATCAATTCATGGCCGATTCTCTTGATGCCATAGTAACCGAAAATGACAGTACCCGGCAAGACAAAACATGTATATCAGTACGACGGGAAGCTCACGGAGCTCGCGACAAAGGTGCACTCGGTCCGGTCCTTTGCGAGTTTGGAGGACGCCAATCGACTTCTCTTCAAGAatggcgccgacgacgactttgtcATGGTAACCAGCGAGACCATATTTCACCCTCAGGGCGGCGGACAGCCCTCCGACGAGGGTTTCATCACCTGGAGCCCCAGCGGCACCACGGCAGCCGACGCACCGCCAGACCACACCTCGTCCTTCCACGTCAAGGCCGTCcgcatcgacgccgtccacGGCTCGCAAGTGCTGCACCTCGGCTCGTTTCCAACGCCCGCCGCAGCCTCCCAAGTCCAGCCCGGCGACCAAGTGACGCAGGTCCTGGACGTGGAAAAGCGCCTCCTGCACTCGCGCCTCCACACGGCCGGCCACGTCTTGGGCTCCGCCGTGCGCAGTCTGCTCGAGACGGAAATCCCCGGCTTCGAcgagctcaaggcctcgCACTTCCCCGACAGCGCGGGCTGCGAGTTCAAGGGCGCCATAGAGGGAAAGTGGAAGGCGCCGATCCAGAGGCGCGTCGACGAATACCTGGCGCGGTCGATGCCCGTCGAGGTTGAGTTTTGGACCGAGCGCGACTTTTGCAGAGAGGGCCTGGCGCGGCTGATTCCCGATCGGCGCCTGCTGCCCCCCGGCGAGGACAAGTTCCGCGTTGTGcgcatcgtcggcgccgacgtctATCCCTGCGGGGGGACACACGTCGACACGACGGACTTGTGTGGCGAGACTACGGTCAAGAAGATTGCCAGGAGTAAGGGCACGAGCCGGGTGAGCTACACGGTGGCATGAGCCCTGGGCTGTGAACATGAGCGTGTAATAGAAGGACATCAAGGCTATAGACGCGGCGAGAGGGTAAGGAAAGAAATAAAAATCCCATTCATGTCTCGTATCTACGACGCCGCAGCGTCTAACAGTGAGTGTGTAGTTCCTCTACATTCCTTGAACAGTTTTGACCCAAAAATATCATACTTGATAGGCGTTGCAATGAAggagtccagatgtcccttCATGACCCCCCTTCACAAAGCCACCTTGGCCGCGACCACGTTTGTTGAAATGAAGCCCGTCACAAATAACCAAGCCTTGCGCTCGCCCTTCTCTTTCGCCGGATCAATGGCAACGAGAACGGCAGCGCTCGCCGTCCGGATGCGCGTCGAGTCGTCCTCGAACAGAAGCCGGTTCACCCACGACTCCTCGTTGCCGGCCGTCTCGTCACGAGAAGGCGTAGCCTTCCACACTATGGCGCCGTCCGTGCCCCGAGGATTGTGTTGGTTCTTCGCCAAGTCGACGGCTCTTGGCAGaccagcgacgacgaggccgctCGCATCGTACGTCGAGTTGGCATACGGGTCACGGAACCAGCTGGGATTGTCCAGGGTGGAATCGAAGGCGACAGACTGCCGGATGGCAATCCTGGGCGATTCCCCGTCGCTCTTGGGTGAGACGACGTCGGCAATGTGCAGCCTGCCGCTGGCGCAGCTGACGACCAGAACCTCGGACGGCGTccggccgtggcccaggccgttgttgttgtggaCGCCGTCGAGCGCGACCGAGGCCTTGACCTCGACGTCGCTGTCACGGAAGGAGCCGTCGGTGAGCTCGGTGAACTCGACGAAGATTGTGTTGGACCACTTGGCGCCAAAGTAGAGCGTCTCGATCTCGCGCTTGATGCCGTCTCGGTAGAAGTGGTCGTTTGTGACGAAAAACGAGGTTGGCGACACGGCGACAATGTCGTTGGGCGTGGTGATGAGCGGGTGCCACACGGAGCGGACGTGCTCGACGGAATCGCTGCCAATGTCGTAGTAGAAGACTTCGACGATGGAGCGCGCCTTGGGTTCGCTGGCGTCTTCGGCGAAGGCGGGATTCGGCAGATGGTTGACGGCGAAGAGGTAGACggccttgcccttgggcTTGTCGGGATCGTCGATGACGTCAATGCCATGCGTCACAAACGGCCCGTTGAAGTTGGTGaacttgagcttctttgccTTCATTGTCTGCGCGGACGAGCGTCAATACAACACGTATAGTCGCCGTGACCAAGCTCGGGAGAGGGTGTATACTGACACTGGGATCAATGACCTCGATGCTGCCCTGGGCCTTGAGGCCCACGTTGGGGTCGTCGAAGTGGCCCAGGGCGGGAAACCAGGCATACCGGGtggcctcgacgccttcgCAGGCAGTAAAGATGAGACGGCTGGGCTCGTGGTAGTGAAGGTCCTCGCAGTGGACGGTGTCGGGGATGGTGTGGAAGTCGTTGGCGTTTGCGACGACGGTGCTGCTTTGCTTGCGTCCGAAGCCGAGCACGACCTTGGCGCGCGGCAGCTCGGCGGTATAAAGGAAGGCCGCAAAGATGGCCAGGATTAGAATTGCTCCCGAGGAAGCCAAAGACGGTCCGCCTGCCATGGTAGCTGTGATCAAAGTGAGATGGTGCAACTACTGCCTGGTTAGTTGCTCGGTCGCGGGTTGCGCACCCAACTCGACATCCGACATCAATCCATAAATATCCGCGTCCCTACCCCGGAGCTAGAGAGACCGGTGCGGGGTTCAAACGTTGGCGGTTCCACCAGACTAGACGGCGTTTGAAGGATAATCCGAGGCTAAAGTTAAAGCTGGCACCTGGGAGCtcttggttcaatgttgccaacgggtcaactggtactcGGTGGACGGTATGACGTTGGCGTTTTCTCCTCTATATTTCACGGCAAGGACGTGTCTTAAAAGTGGGGAACATTGCATCGCTTTGAGGCACCGTTTTCAGTCACGACAAGTGTTTATGAAAGCGGCTCTGCTGGCATTCATGGTTTAAAGGTAAACCGGCGCTCTAGGC is part of the Metarhizium brunneum chromosome 4, complete sequence genome and harbors:
- the plcN_2 gene encoding Non-hemolytic phospholipase C, with the protein product MAGLRFAGLAPILVLCSSLAGNVNAAGLADIDHVVLFMQENRAFDHYFGTMAGVRGFSDANLQTNNGVPVWKQLTTRQQTTKTDHVTPWYLNYLGGNWSEATQCMTAGSNGWFENHAAWNFGSNDHWAMNNTPWSIGFYKKQDLPTQWALAENWVIGDMYQESVVASTNPNRVSWVSGSINVPGSPQKPDQGGNPYIDNNETPGCESGGVNCFPLKWKTVAEYYQDAGVSWNVFQDADNFDDNPYAWFDQFRRSTKGSALYDHGLKGSSLDSFYDQAAKGTLPEISWIVGPMQLSEHPPYSPHDGAWLQDTITRAVLNSPKYNKTALIISYDETGGWFDHVNPHHSPDGTPGEWLNDPQGKVGHTFAGPGFRLPFYIISPWTRNGGVYTEHSDHNSQILFIEKWQAAKGKNVQTREMVPWRRDNMADLTSAFDFQNPDYSIPSLPTAPKPHVNFKGQYDGSSYCQSRFPATRPPVPYTGDGVIDDLTTMVEHGFKPIRGKLTEGRYLVLETNGHSLTNAGSKTATSATVTKSTPNHDDIANRWIAHAEQIGGDVFTLQSASDEQYLCKDGSLCADAKNAEAFTVQFTASKGYSWKQRDGGKYLSGDGAELDFSGDAKYWKIFSVSY
- the alaXL gene encoding Alanyl-tRNA editing protein AlaX-L; translation: MTVPGKTKHVYQYDGKLTELATKVHSVRSFASLEDANRLLFKNGADDDFVMVTSETIFHPQGGGQPSDEGFITWSPSGTTAADAPPDHTSSFHVKAVRIDAVHGSQVLHLGSFPTPAAASQVQPGDQVTQVLDVEKRLLHSRLHTAGHVLGSAVRSLLETEIPGFDELKASHFPDSAGCEFKGAIEGKWKAPIQRRVDEYLARSMPVEVEFWTERDFCREGLARLIPDRRLLPPGEDKFRVVRIVGADVYPCGGTHVDTTDLCGETTVKKIARSKGTSRVSYTVA
- the PON2_1 gene encoding Serum paraoxonase/arylesterase 2 produces the protein MAGGPSLASSGAILILAIFAAFLYTAELPRAKVVLGFGRKQSSTVVANANDFHTIPDTVHCEDLHYHEPSRLIFTACEGVEATRYAWFPALGHFDDPNVGLKAQGSIEVIDPSTMKAKKLKFTNFNGPFVTHGIDVIDDPDKPKGKAVYLFAVNHLPNPAFAEDASEPKARSIVEVFYYDIGSDSVEHVRSVWHPLITTPNDIVAVSPTSFFVTNDHFYRDGIKREIETLYFGAKWSNTIFVEFTELTDGSFRDSDVEVKASVALDGVHNNNGLGHGRTPSEVLVVSCASGRLHIADVVSPKSDGESPRIAIRQSVAFDSTLDNPSWFRDPYANSTYDASGLVVAGLPRAVDLAKNQHNPRGTDGAIVWKATPSRDETAGNEESWVNRLLFEDDSTRIRTASAAVLVAIDPAKEKGERKAWLFVTGFISTNVVAAKVAL